TTTCAAAGACAAAACTTGATAATCTTCCAATCAAAATACTATTTTCTTTCCTGATTAAAACTAGTTAAAATCAGGTCCGGCCTTGAGATTTTCGAGACCCTAGGCGGTGTTTGAAGATGGGACCTCCCATTTTTTAGTATATACGTTAGTTGTTCAACAAAACTATCAAATCTGACTTGTATCTTGGTGGCAAAATAGTTGTGCCATCTCTTTAGTATAATCAGGTTGCGAGTTTGACCCACGATAGTAGTGTTTCGAAATCTTTTTTGAACAGGTTGCAAAATTGTGGCATTAAAAAATAGACGGGATGCAAATAAAACTCGGAATCTCATGGTCTAACTGCGTGCGACTTACCACAGTGGAACATCACCCTACTTGTAAAATGGTCAGCATAcataataatatttaaaatatttcattttttttgggctcTATTATTGGGGGCAAAACGGGAGGCACTAGGCAACCGTCTAGTGGGCCTATGCCCAGGGCCGACCCTGGTTAAAACTTATATGAGTACTTATTACTACTTCATATTTTGGCGCCTCGTCAACAGAAACGTCTAACTTTTGAGAATTGCGAATCAATTTCCTTCTATTTACTTGACCGAAcgaaaagaaataataattagcgccccccccccccctttttttagACCCGCAAGTGTAATGTCAATAATAAGCCATAAAAGACTGAAAAAAATGTGGTGAAACTCACAGCAAAAGATAGCATATGCAAAATCCCTGGGAGTACTTGAAGCCATGGTAAGTCATGGCATTCTAACAAATGATGAACGACATACTCACCAACAGTCCTCGGAAAACAAAATTGATGTGGGAACTAGTAGTAAATACAACCTTGAAATTTTGTATATTAATTTGACATTCAAATGTTGTTTTTCTACAAGCAATTTTGATATATCCCCCCCATCTACAAGCAATTTCCATGGCTTCTAATAAACCATGAATCATCTATCCTTTTACTTACCTGCCAAGTACCCTATACAGTATCCATCAAAAACCAATCGTGTTGTGCGTCCCAACAATTAAAAACCGAGCGGGGACGAAAAGAACTACAAGCAAATGCATGTGTTGTGATGCAACAAGCCGAGTGAACCGTTTCAAAGACTCTCTCCTGTTCTGCAAAATCCCAGAGAAGTTCAATTGGGCTCGGCACAAGTTACTCAACTTCATGGGCCCGCCCACACTGACACCAGCACTACTGCCATGTGAGGTCACCAGCGGCCACCATACCCTCCGGCGGTGTTCTCGTTCTGCCTTTCTTATGCCGTTGAGCTCGTGGCGGATCACACTCCTAACTGATTTCCAGTAAGAATTCATATCATGATCTCTTTGAATGGTTCCATCCGAACCATAGGCAGAGCGGTCACTTAAGATCTCAAGTGGGTGAGGTGAATTCAAGAAAACAGCCTGAGCTGCCCGGAGTAGCTTCTCTGCCTCTTTTGCATTGGATACCGGGCAGCTCAACAGATACAGACCGCTGCCCGAAGGAAGAAGGTTATGGTTTGGAGAAAAATTCTCGTCTGGTTGTAGAATCAGAAACTCGCCCATTGGAGCATACAACAGCTTCTATTGAAAAAAGATACGCCAACATAAATTAGGATAAAGAAATCCATTTGTCGGATAGTTCCACACAAAAGATTCATGAATCATGACACACACAagtttttactttcttttttcttggctCATTTTCTCTTTTCCGGATTCTTTTAGTTTTAGGacaaaatttttttcatttctgatTTGTCTCAGTGAGGGGGGTCGGAAAAGGAAATAACATGGAAAGCAAATTTAGAAAATGTTCACTAAAGATGGAAAAAGCCAAAATTCATGCCccttttgatttatttttgtctttcctgAACTTTTTCCAAACATAGTTCCTAAGATGTCGGCAGGAACTTAAAATAAGCTAGCgaaagacaaaaacaaacttaacaaaaagcaaaaaatgttAAGACATCACAAAACACATGAAAATGCAATACCTGATTATTAAGACATGGATGATTCCGGAAGTTCCCATTGATGGCCTTAAGAAGCTCTGCCACATGATTAGGATAATTGCAAGAGAAAGCCCGGGGCACAATGTCTCGATGCATTGTGATTGCTTGAACGTGACTCCGAGGCAATCCAAGCTCCTGAAGTAGCCGATCCCCCCCGCACATGATTGATGGTGCACCAAAAGTTATAACAGGGAGTAAGGAAGAAGGTGGCACTTCACCCCTTATCAGTAACATAAGGTTTATAAGCAGCGACAAGCTTCCACCTAGAGAATGCCCAGTGAAACGGAAGGAGGCACGATCACCGTGAGATTTAAGGTGGTTGCGAACTTCGGGCAACATTTTCTCATAGATCCCCTTAGCGGCCTCATATATACCCCTATGGACAATTACATCAAGTCCCTGGAACAAAAAAGATGCCTCAGTTCAACTATTGAGGAACTTTATGAAGTGGACATCCTAAATATGAGATTTATGTTGGTTTCACaaaaggcagagagagagagagagagagaagttaaaAGATGTAATGGCTGAAGACGGTTACACCTTTCAAGTTTTCCATATCCGTGCCAAAATCCTTGATTCAAATACAGCCTAGAGCAGCTTTATAGATAATTCTACTTATCTAAAACATCTCTATGGACTATGGTAACAACCATCATCTAAAGGCAAGAGCACATGAAATGGCTAGAAAAGTATCAAGGTGTGTATGAAACTAAAGTTTACCTCAAACTGAATGGGCTCAAATAGTAGATTGGCTTGCCATGATGCAAATGACTCAGACCCCTGCATGTTAATAAACGTGAGAAACACCTACAAATGAAGCCAAATTTTGGCGACCAAATGTACGAATTCATCCCAGGGAAATAAATTTCATTGCGTAATAAAAACAACTAAGCAGTATAAGCACAGTCAGCCATTGACCTACCTGAATAATGAATAATCTTGTTCTACTGAGATCATCATCACAAATGAACCATTCACATGGCGACGAAAGCGAGGAGTTCAAATCATCTGCAACGGCCTGTTTCACTTCCTCCTTTGCAGCAACCACAGCTGTCACAGAGTCAGTGGTTGCCATGAAAGAGGCCACCTCACTATCCCTTGTATTGACATCGTCGTTGATTCCCCTACATTTGTCAGGCGAATCTTCACTTGATTCGGATAGTGGGGATGTAAAAGGAATAATACTCATTGTACGAGAATGAAGATAAGAAGCGGCAGAAGCAGCAATGTGATAAGCAGCCGATGCACTTATTCGACTCCCCATATTCTTTTGTTCCTCTGGCTCGTTTGAGGTTTCTTCTGGTTCTTGAACTTCATCTAAAACCTTCTCTTTCTCAGCTTTCATAGCCAGTTCTTTCTTCTCCAGAGACGAAGTCACAAACCGTAGTCCGAGATTTTTCAAAAGGTTTCCTGGCTATACCCCAAAAAAGACTAAATTTTAGGAAGTTTCCTGGCTATACCTTAAAAAAGACTAAAATTAATCCACTTTCATAGAATAAAATTGCTGGTAAAACGTACGAACTCGCTCAGCATGTCCTCTGAATTCAACATAACAATAGACAATAACGAAACCACAATTGGACCATgggaaacagtacctcctcgcACATAATATAAAACAGCATCGCAAGACTGGCCTCAACGCGACTCAACATAATAAAGTCAAAGAACTTTTCAGATGCAAATTCACCATACTTGGGCTTAATATCACTCGCCTTCATAAAATTACAGAACGAAAGATTGGCAAGAAATTACAGTAAAGAAAGGTTATGCAAAAAGTATCAGATTATTAGGTTTCACTCCTCATGCGCGAAAGAAATTTACCACATTTAAAATGCTGCATGCGACCTTTTAACGAAAGATCTAAAAACCTATGTCATGAATAAGATAACACATCCACCAGTTAAATGATAGTCAAGCAAATTGAAACCATGGCCATcgataattgaattttggtcatTGACATTTTGGCTGGCCCATCCTACCTACGTTTGCccttaattttctttcttacaTTCTTTCATTAACCATTTCCTTGTTCATTTGGTAATAGGAACACATTGTCAAAAGTGGGAAACAAGTTCCATAACTTGCTCAAATTCTTCGAAGGAAACAAACTTCTACAAAAGCAGAGAGCTTATCTAAGCTTCCAAAGCAGGATTTTCCTCCATTCAATTGCTGTGAAAGCATTTTGCTAAGAAGTACTAGAACTAGGTACATATGGCTTTAGCCAAGAAGAACCcatattttgttcaaaaccaCCTAAACAGCAAAGAATTGAACGGAGGAAAATCCACAGAATCTAAAGTAGAGTCTTGAGTTCTCGTTCAACCACAATCTTCCTAATAAAACACCTCAGCTAGTTCAATATCTCAGAATCAACATAAATCCACATGGGTATCTCTAGATTCACTATCCTCTTAACGTCAAACCAGATATCAAACGCATAAAGAAGTattcaaatttgaagaaattacagcccctttggattgcGAGAAATGATGTGACAGGAAAGGGCAACTCTTTGGTCaaatttggtgagaaaggggaaatggccagtcaaaaaatttcattttgctaCATTTCCTTCCACTTCTCACCAAATTATTCAATCCGAGTAAGTGATTTGGTgagttaaatttatttttcttttc
The sequence above is a segment of the Rhododendron vialii isolate Sample 1 chromosome 13a, ASM3025357v1 genome. Coding sequences within it:
- the LOC131315025 gene encoding phospholipase A1 PLIP2, chloroplastic gives rise to the protein MDGLCLKAGIHGATPQIGCIDVRTNPSHVTASLGRSTAAGNAITAEKAAVPSRPWGFSFKYPIRPLWPGGGGSKRHDAIALDDAVLVKEREQEEKGGDSTGEGRRGNNWVLKILHVRREAEKGGEVEDDFREKEERDSGGADGDDQRTEECSCSDREEGCDLCGVDDDDDERIEFDRESFSKLLKRVSLADARLYARMSCLGNLAYSIPQIKPGNLLKNLGLRFVTSSLEKKELAMKAEKEKVLDEVQEPEETSNEPEEQKNMGSRISASAAYHIAASAASYLHSRTMSIIPFTSPLSESSEDSPDKCRGINDDVNTRDSEVASFMATTDSVTAVVAAKEEVKQAVADDLNSSLSSPCEWFICDDDLSRTRLFIIQGSESFASWQANLLFEPIQFEGLDVIVHRGIYEAAKGIYEKMLPEVRNHLKSHGDRASFRFTGHSLGGSLSLLINLMLLIRGEVPPSSLLPVITFGAPSIMCGGDRLLQELGLPRSHVQAITMHRDIVPRAFSCNYPNHVAELLKAINGNFRNHPCLNNQKLLYAPMGEFLILQPDENFSPNHNLLPSGSGLYLLSCPVSNAKEAEKLLRAAQAVFLNSPHPLEILSDRSAYGSDGTIQRDHDMNSYWKSVRSVIRHELNGIRKAEREHRRRVWWPLVTSHGSSAGVSVGGPMKLSNLCRAQLNFSGILQNRRESLKRFTRLVASQHMHLLVVLFVPARFLIVGTHNTIGF